The Tistrella mobilis genome window below encodes:
- a CDS encoding antitoxin Xre-like helix-turn-helix domain-containing protein, with amino-acid sequence MYLCRLLPFGIQAPYYCQMQEAQMQLHPIAPTPFHQQSPAITDAEAGALARATVNLFRAWGLSDAEARNLLGGMAARTWARWKDGEIGRIDRDLRMRMAHLMGIHKGLRYLFREPARGYAWVRKPNAAFAGKSALDIMMRGELSDLALMRDWLDAERGAW; translated from the coding sequence TTGTATCTCTGCCGTCTATTGCCGTTTGGCATCCAGGCTCCATATTATTGCCAGATGCAGGAGGCGCAGATGCAGCTACACCCGATCGCCCCAACCCCGTTCCATCAGCAAAGCCCCGCGATCACCGACGCGGAAGCCGGCGCACTGGCGCGGGCCACGGTGAACCTGTTTCGAGCCTGGGGCCTGAGCGATGCCGAGGCGAGAAACCTTTTGGGTGGCATGGCGGCACGAACCTGGGCGCGTTGGAAGGATGGCGAGATCGGCCGGATCGACCGGGATCTGCGGATGCGCATGGCGCATCTGATGGGCATCCACAAGGGGCTGCGCTATCTGTTCCGGGAACCCGCCCGCGGTTATGCCTGGGTGCGCAAGCCGAACGCGGCCTTTGCCGGCAAGTCCGCCCTCGACATCATGATGCGCGGCGAGCTGTCAGATCTGGCACTGATGCGGGACTGGCTCGATGCCGAGCGCGGCGCATGGTGA